Part of the Equus caballus isolate H_3958 breed thoroughbred chromosome 18, TB-T2T, whole genome shotgun sequence genome is shown below.
CCCTAGGGTACTACCCTGCCCCTCAAATACCAGTTCACAGTCCTAGGGCTGCTGGTGTTGTCTTTAGGGAAATACTATACTTTACAAGCTTTAGGGAATACATACCTGCCTCTATcgaacaactttttatttttaaaagaggtgATATTACTGGCATTTTGTCTGGTATTTGGAAGTgtttaaaataataccaaaacACCTCTGTTCATTTGATTCAACACGTTATGTAAATTCAACTTTATGGAAGAACTTAATTGAGTGAAACTTATGACACTGACTCACTGCCCACTGGGGTTTCTTTGCCTCTGTGCCTTTTTTCAATTCACTTGGAGATCTTGAGTTTTGGGGCCAGTACTCACCTGCAATTTGTGTTTCCATTATGTTTCACAGCTGAAAGGTTACTCTAGGCCAGTAaatctcaaactttagtgtgcatcagaacCATCCTGAGGACTTGTTAAAGCACAGACTGGTGGCCTCATCCCAGGGTTTGATTCGGTAGGTTGAGGAGGGGCCCAAGAACTTGCATCTTTTTCCCATGTGATGCTGATATGCTTGTCTGGGTACCAGGTTCTGAGAACCAGTGATCTAGACCAGCAGTTGACAAACTTCTtgtgtaaagggccagataggaaatattttaggctttatgggccatatggtctctgtcacaacttcTCTGCTACTGTGGCTCAAAAACAGCCATAGATAATTGTGAGTGATTGAgtgtagctgtgttccaataaatctttatttaggGACACTAAAACTTGTATTTCACATAATGTCACTTAttacaaaatattgtttttcttatgaCTTTTTTCTAACAGtctataaatgcaaaaataatctTTAGGTGTTGGGCTGTGTGAAAACAGGCAGCTGGCCAGATTGGGCCTttgggctatagtttgccaacctctgacaTACAGTTATGACACGTTGgggaatttttaaactattattttaattataagtaATACAAAtcaatggttttaaaaaaataacagtatagaagagaataaaatgacTCAGGAagtcttcctccccacccccagtcccaGTCACATGCCCCAGAAATAAGCACTATTGATGAATATCAGTTTTCAGGATTTTTATAGGCCTATAAAAGCTTATATAAATGAATAAGCTCTTCTTAGATGAATGGGCTTTTTGTGCGTATTGTTCAGAACTTGCTTTTCTCCTAACAATATATTGCGGTGTCTTTACATATCAATATGTAGAGATGATTTAGTTTATTCTCTGACAGCTCCATAGTTTTCTGTTGTGTAGATATACCATAGTACTATACTTAACCAGTcccctgttgatgggcatttgggttatttcacattttttcctaCCACAAGCAATGCTGCAGTGAGGGTACATGTTCATACATCCATCATTGCATTACATCTGCAAGGTGAAGTCCTGGGAGatgaattgctgagtcaaaggatatgtgcattttaaaattttgatagatatttctAAATTCCTATTGTGGGTACTTTAGGGCTCTGTGTTCGTTTTCTTTCCAAGTTACAACCTAGATTTTTGCTATTTAGTCTTTATCTGACTTGGGCATTCATCACAATGAATTTCAGTATAATACCTCGCTGCACGTGAACTTAACAGAGTAGTAATCCTATCAAGGGCAAAAAGTGCAGCTGGCAATTTTGTCCATGATTCTTGAAAGGAAAACGGCTTTAAAGAATATAAAGCCACCCAAACCATGCCCTGAATCTAAGGTCTTCCTGGACATGACTGCATAAGGTGCCAGAGCAGAAACTTCTTTTTGCAGACCTGGTGGTTCACAAATGTTTGTTGCCCATTAGAGTAGAGTTTTCCATTATCAGACATTTATGTAAACTTAGTATTAGCTAATAAATATGCTATGCTGTTAGTGTACTAGAACTCAGAATACCACTGCTTTCCTTTCTATTTGGGGCTTTTCCTTTTGGAGCCAAGAAAGGATTAGAACAATGATTTAACAGACAATGCAACATCTTAAAATGTAGCACCATTTAggtttttttacttaaaatatgtcTATTTCTGCTCATAGGTTGTCATAGAATTTTGTCTTTACCACTCAATCATATCTACTTACACAAGCAGTCAAGCAgtcaacaaagaagaaatttctttttccGGAGACAAAGAGAGATTTCACACAGTATAGTTTTGCCGGCTGCAGTTTCTTCAGCTCATCCAGTCCCTAAGGTACGATATTGCctattatttgcttcttttttccagCCAAGATAAAGGTTAGCTGCAGAAGCGATCAAATTTTTTTGCACCTTTGGTTTGTGAGCCATCtgaatcataatttttaaatttgttttgtgaTTTAAATTGTGATTTGAAAAGTTTTAGCATCCTGCAGTtgtaaaacattaatttttttaaaataaagctctgAGCTTACAACTGCCTAGCttatttagaattaaaatttctATCATGAAATTTTCTATATTAAATTTCTAACGTGAATACAAAACTACATGTATATAGTTTCGTaacatttttagagaaaaaaatcaactatAAAATCGGGATCATTCAAGAGAGATTACTTGAAACTAATACACTAGATGTTTTTTCCTAAAGCCTGCTCTTATACTTTCCGTATTACTAATGTTGCTGTCTTTGAATCCTCCTTTagagtaaattaaataaaatgtcttgTCTCAGAgcatccttgatttttttttcagagattaCAATTCTGTGGAAAGACAATCTATccatttttcaaaatgcaaaataacAGAGGTGTGTGGATCATTTAGGAACACCAAGAATAGCTGAAAGAAATAGAGATTTGTCACAAGGATCACCTGCTTTCCcccttttatgtgttttttttttacagtgaacCCACATTAAATATGTTGTACTCCCTAAAGGTGAGTGGCCCAGTTCTGTGGCAAGGGCTGACGAGACAGGCCACCGGAGCCCAGAGTATGTTCCTGGTATTTCCttagtagaaaagaaaaagaaatctccgGAGAGGTGAATGTGTTGTTCTAGAATTTCAGTGACAATCCAACTGCCCTTCTGCGTGTAGTTGTAACCTGGCCAGATCACAAAGCAGAGTGGTGACAAGAACAGAGTCCATGGGGAGACCGAGTGAGCGTTGTGAGCACTGGTAGTGTAGCTGTTGGAGAGAAGATACCCGTCCAGAGCTCAGCTGTGGCAACCCAAGCAATGGCATTACCTGTGTCAGAAAGGCCCATCTGAACATGGGAATAAGGGAGGGTCCTTAAGTCGTGCGTGATGCGCTTCACGAAGAGCCGAGCCCTAACCTCAGCCCTTCCGCAGTTGCTGTGATGTCAAGTGAACAGTGTGAtcttcctcagcttcctgtcCCCAACTGCTGTGTAGCCTTACTGGGTACTCTTCAACAATGCTTATGTAGCGGCTTCTATAAATAGTTTGTAAAGAGCTATGCAAAACCTTGGGACTGAAAGAAGCTCTGTGTGTGAGATGGTATTGATTTTCTGAATACTGCCCATGGATTTAAGAGAGTGGTGGAGAATATTCTACGAGGGGGATCAAAGTTCAATGTTTTGAGTTTTGGGgagtttttggtttgtttttgacAAGTAAAATGTTCTAGATGTTTTTTTATgtacttaaaagaaagaaagactaggaaaagaaagctgttttgttttgttctctagTCCCTTCTTAGTTTAGGTACATTTGCAAAGTGtaagaaaaatgtatatgtaataGGTTTCAGTGGACTGGACAGTCCGCCTTTTACATATGTTCACTCAGAGAGGGTGTTGTGAGCTATCCTTTGCATAAATTTTATCTTTGTGTTAAGAAGATGAATGTGCTCTTAATTAGTCATTTGGCAATTTGGAAACTTGATGCTATTTTTCATAAATGGCAATATGCTTCTAACGGGgttgggaggaggaagaaaagaaaactactgtTTGTTTTGACCAGAAGTCTACTTCAGTCCGGTTTGACTCAAAGCACAGTAAGGTTAACAGACAGTCCAAAGGCAGCACTAACAGGCAATGTTAAGTTCAAAAGGGCAGGGGAAGGAACTCGGGGCAGCCTGGAGGGTCTGTTGTGCTGGCTTTGGAGGTCGGTGCTCCGGCAGGAAGGGCAGAGCTCCATGAAGCAGGAGGCTGTGTCCGAAAAAATGATCCCATTGTCGTGCGCTGGGTTCTGATCTTCGTTTTCAATCCTTTTTCCTCAAGCACATAAAGAAGCCAGACTATGTGACGACAGGCATTGTACCCGACTGGGGAGACAGCATAGAAGTTAAGAATGAAGATCAGATTCAAGGGCTTCGTCAGGCTTGTCAGCTGGCCCGTCATGTCCTCCTCCTGGCTGGGAAGAGCTTGAAGGTGGCGTCTCACCAAACCCCGGAAGGACTTACATACTTACAAACTTACAAAAGGACTTActcccctttttcttctttcccttcgaCTCTTCTTTTGTACACATctaatttgttaaaaatcaagTAAAGCCTTGAGGTGGGGGGAagggattttattattttatgtttattcaaGAGATAATTTAAAATCCAAATTCAATTGTAAGTAGGAGTCGGAAGCTACTTTGGGCTCAGTCAGCCTGTCCGTGTTGATCAGTGACGGACAGCTTTGACTTttgccctcttcctcctgcctggagtTTCTGCTTCGATTCCCCACCTGATTTCTGTGTGTCTGAAGAGTTTCTTTGCCTCCTCCTTTGTCTCCTATTTTCTTGCATTAGCTCTGCAATGAAAGATCAGACCAGATACAAAAGGCTGTAGGTAATATAGCAATGGAATGATGTACAACTATCTTACTACAGGATTTAGTTCTTTCAGAATAATCTGAAACACCCTGCCATGTAAAGATCATGAAAGAAAATACGAGCCTGTGGTTTCCCAAAGGTGGGCAGGATTTGGGAAGTCAGACTCAACGACGAAATCACTTAGGGTATCATTGTGTAATAAACCTGTTATAGCCGCGTAACCAAGCATAATGTGAATATAAaataacacaaagaaaattaCTGAAGAAATAgccaatttttaataaaagattttgttttagaattttacTTATGATTTATGAGTTTATGGAGATAGTCTTCATGTGTTCACAAAACTCAATTATAGTTTTAGTTTGGGAGCGATTGGATACCTtctagaaagggaaaaatattttaacaagcatattgatttatttaggcatgaaagaaatcaagattAGTGGAAATCAAACCTCTACAAAATGTATCAGACTAAATTCTTAAAAAGGTGATCCGTAATCTCCATACCATTGCTGCAAAACCCATGTGATGTTTCGCTGAGGTAAAAATGTGGGGTTTGACCTCCTTTTCAAGCTGTGCATCTAAACTGAAGATCCTTTTGAGAATTTATTTATATGCTTCGGTTAGCCCAGGGCACTAACTgttgagaaagaggaacaaattGCCTAAGAACATATTTTTGAAAGTCAAATCATTTAATGACTCACAAATGATTTAAAGGATCTTagagtttaaaattttcatttcctaataGTCCATAACACCATCATGTACCCAAATGACTGTCAGAAGGCACAATTTAGGATTTTAATGTTAgtcataattaattaaaatattgtacCATAAGTTTATCATAGTAAATTTATACAGTCTCACCTGAAAGTGCTGTAGCTGTAGGCATAGTCAATCAATCCAGGAAATGTCTTCAGTTGTTGCTccataatttctttatttaatattttaggtTGACATGACAACTGAAGAGATAGATGCTCTTGTTCATCAGGAAATCATCAGTCATGATGCCTATCCCTCACCTCTAGGCTATGGAGGTTTTCCAAAATCTGTTTGTACCTCTGTAAACAACGTGCTATGTCATGGTATTCCTGACAGGTATTCATTGCTTAATAACATATTGTTCCTTGGGAAACTAAAACATGAAACTAAGATCTGTAACACATGTTGAGAGACACCGTAGTTTAATTGAAACCCACCTGCAAACTTTTGGAGCTGATTAtggtaaaacaaaaattttgaagtattttgCTTCTAAATGGACATAATACCACCATTTAATGTTCGTGAAAGCAGTATATAATCCAAAAAAGTCATGGtgcattaaatatttcttttacctttttagaTTTTAATCATATAAATGGTAAAAATCCAAATGTAGGCCAATATTGGTTATCAACTATTGTTTTGGCTCTTTGCAAAATTAGGGTAACTAATAAGTACATTTTTTTAAGAATGGTAGATTTTTAAACAATGGTAATATGTTCATATTACGTATTTCTTGTAAAATTTGATGTGACTAACATAACTTAAAGATTAGATATAGTTACTCCATTTATTCCTCCTCCACTCCAAATTACCATTGCATCTCATTGGGTTTGTGGTAGTAGTCATTaggtgtttatttttatattccttttattgAGATCTGTCTATCaccactttttttctgtttatgtttCAGTCGACCTCTTCAGGATGGAGATATTATCAACATTGATGTCACGGTGAGTAAATCATATAAAAAATAGTCTTTGATCAACTTCAGAATTGCTGGTAGCAACAGGAAGAATTGTGGATTGAAAATGCGGACTGCACCGGTGGAAGTGCTGTTTACTTCTAGACCCAGACGCAAGCAGCtggtttcctttttgtctttaacTCTGTGTTTATTCCAAGTAAACCCAGGCCCGACTTGAATTTAGGGCTGGAATCAGATGCACTGAGATCAATGTTGGCCTAAGTGAAATGTCAACCCAATCCTGCTATGTGTCATGTTTTTGAGAAGGTGTAATTGTTATTGATCCACTGTGTAGTTAATGCAGAGCACCACAGCACTGGGCAGCTGCTGAAGCTAGATATGTATGAGATGAGCTAACGCGAAGAAAGCCAGCATTTTTCCTTCACTCTGCCAAGATTgatcttcctcttcctgctgaTTTTGAGTGGGGCCTGTCATTATCTTACTCTGTCATTAGGGGCTACATTGGCCTGTGTGTGTCAGTCTATTTGGACAGCAACTCTTTTGCTAGCAGTGTTCCTTAGATTTATTAAAATCCCTGAAGGTAACGTTGTCTTCCATTCCTGGCATAGAGAGCCTTGAACTCGAAGCACACAAGCAGAGTGGTTTTCTCTCTGAACTTACATTTTCACCAAACGGTTAACagcctttattttaaatagcaACCCAAAGTAATTGAACATAGGACCTTCAAATTGTACAAGCTCTAACCTTTTCTAATTTTGTTAGCCTTCCACTATTCTCGGACGTGGATTATTTGTGCTTTGGCAGTCTATTTTACTGAAAAGTTTTTAATAGCACCTTTGGATTATGTAGATTGTAATAAATTCTATACATCTGATGATTATAGTTTCTATTAACGAGAAAATATTCTTAAGTTATTTTATATCCAGACCATGAAACTTAAGTAGGAATGGGAATGAGGTGGAAATTGGCATCCAATAGTTGAGCTCAGTGAGATTTTTAGTGTTCAATTAATTCTCCCGTTTTTCTTTGTATCAGTCGGTGTGAGGATATAGCCAAAGATTCTTTTTTTGCTGATGCTCTTTCTTGTATCATTTTGTCCTACTTGGAATATTTGAACATTTGCTCCACATGTATTCTGTTGGTACCTTTCCCACTCAGAATCATGTAGAAGGAGGTATTTAATGATAATAAAGTGTGCCTGAAACAAAGTCTTTTTCATGATATACTTTTCTTTTGGATTGTACCTGATTTGTAGGtcttacatttattatctcacctAATCACCCCTTAACAAAATATTGCTGCTTTGAATGAAATCAACATATTCTTCCCTACTGTTTCCAGTGTGTCCAAAGAGAATATTCCAGGCCTTTTCTAAGTTTCCTGAAGACTTTTAATAAACAATTCCATTTTTAACATTCGAATAATTTCAAAATTGCAAAACTCATAAAGTAAAGtggaatattttcaaatgtcGGGGAATGTGAAGGAGTCAAGGAAACATGTAGGTTAATCTCTTaacaaattatatttcttatgaaatattttattaagtgaAGGATTCCATTATTAGATCTTATACTTTTTATGAGAAAATACTGATTGCATTACATAGTTTTTGCATCTAGTATATATCTTTACCCCTTGAAAGTTGAATGTTAAAAAATAGACAATGCAATGCccatagtagttgctcaataaatatttgttaaataaatgaagtgCAAGACTAGTTTGTAGGTACAAACAGTAATTGTAGATACCTGACATAGACTTTCAAACGTATTATATTTCCATATCTTATGAGCTTTCAAGTAGTTATTTTGGAAGCTGGCAAAAAGTaatatgaaaaggcaaataaagatttttaaaaatgcatttttacttTAAGTAGCAGTTATATAAACATTGAGTTGCaaatttttttgaatatttactCTCATTTTAGCAAATGTTATATACttgtatgtaaaataaaaacttatactTTCTCAGATTGCAAATGGGAATAAATGTATACTATATTGCAAGGTAACTTGATAAAGTAGAGAAAACACCCGATTGGAAGCCAGTAACCCATCACATTAGTCTGGATCTGTGTTTGTATTCTGCCACTAACCTTAGACAGGTtgtttttctgtgcctcagtttcctgacttATGAAGTGAAGATATAATAAAGACCTTTCCTGCTTCCCCCTCAGAGTGTAggagagtattttttaaatgcagaataGTATACAGATTTAAGACATTAATTTGGTATTAAAACAGACAGAAATCTCagataaatatctttttttataaCAGTTTCTGTATTCTGCttcatgagaaagagaaatgtgaaaaataattacatagGACAGTTTTATGCAAAATAGCAAATTTCATGCTACATCAAAGGATCAGTATTCACCTAGTCTCCTCGGCCTTCTATATTTATTATGGTGTTTGataattattgatttttatgATGAATCTGATGTTTTTAGAGATCCTACAGGGCCTTTTGAATCATTGAAGActgataaaattatattttctgcaATTTTATTCTTAAGCCTGTTTTGTTATAGTATTCTACTCTTTAAACAAATCCCTGTGTAGTGTTTTCTGTTAACATTCTGCTATCTGGAACTTTTGATTAAGATTTCACTTCTCGACAGGATTTTTCTATAACATATTTCATTCCTACATTGAGCCTCTTCAATTCCCAGAACTAAATTCTCCTACTGTCTGTTATAATACGGACATGTCTATCTTATTTCTTCTTGTCAGTGTCTATCATTTCCAAGTACAGAACTGGTAAATGAAAGATCAAGTATCATCATGACATTGAAGAAACTTTTCACTGTGTTAAATACTTCTGGGTTCTCTAAACCTATTGTAGTAATTGTGGGTCAATGTCTTTGATcactaatttttgcatatatagtGTGTCTTCTCAGAAataaagtgaggaataaaaatgttataatagCATTGTTGATCATAATGCCAAAATAGCCATACTAGTcacttatttactttaaaattttgtaatatCATTGAATggctttgtctttttaatttctgtaaggtTTCAgtatatctgtttctttttttgtaggtAAACTTGAGATTAATTCTGGAAGGGAGAAACACATGAATCT
Proteins encoded:
- the METAP1D gene encoding methionine aminopeptidase 1D, mitochondrial isoform X1, producing MAAPSGVHRLVLRGCHRILSLPLNHIYLHKQSSSQQRRNFFFRRQREISHSIVLPAAVSSAHPVPKHIKKPDYVTTGIVPDWGDSIEVKNEDQIQGLRQACQLARHVLLLAGKSLKVDMTTEEIDALVHQEIISHDAYPSPLGYGGFPKSVCTSVNNVLCHGIPDSRPLQDGDIINIDVTVYYNGYHGDTSETFLVGNVDECGKKLVEVARRCRDEAIAACRAGAPFSVIGNTISRITHQNGLQVCPHFVGHGIGSYFHGHPEIWHHEPIITEGSPEFKVLEDAWTAVSLDNQRSAQFEHTILITSGGAQILTQLPHEA
- the METAP1D gene encoding methionine aminopeptidase 1D, mitochondrial isoform X3, which encodes MAAPSGVHRLVLRGCHRILSLPLNHIYLHKQSSSQQRRNFFFRRQREISHSIVLPAAVSSAHPVPKHIKKPDYVTTGIVPDWGDSIEVKNEDQIQGLRQACQLARHVLLLAGKSLKVDMTTEEIDALVHQEIISHDAYPSPLGYGGFPKSVCTSVNNVLCHGIPDSRPLQDGDIINIDVTVYYNGYHGDTSETFLVGNVDECGKKLVEVARRCRDEAIAACRAGAPFSVIGNTIRIYSSVEGGREHWILIQAFYRALHSWLCLKGMSAFDSL